A stretch of DNA from Staphylococcus equorum:
GACAACTATTTATGTTTTCACCTGATGCTACATTAATGACGCATGTACCACTCGCGTTTAAGATGCATATACTTCTAGGATTTGTGATTATGGCTTTTTGGCCGTTTACTAGATTAGTTCATGTGTGGAGTGTACCACTAACTTATGTGAGCCGTAGTTACATTATTTATCGAAAGCATAAAGTGTGAATGGAGGCGAAAGATTGAGCCTATTATCTTTTAATGAACAAGTGAATTATCAAGCCGTTTTAGACACGCTACGTATTGAAGAAGGTTTTGATTTTGCAGGATTGGCATTTTACAAAGATGAAAACCAATTGTCACCGATAAAATGGAATTATGTATCTGGAAGTACCAATTCTCGCTATAAACTTATTGTGCTTAGAATAGGTAAAGGGATTGCAGGAAATGTGATGAAAACAGGTAAGCGAATGGTGATAGAAGATATCAATCAATTTCTCTTACCGAGCGAAAAACACAAATATCCAATAATATTATGTGAACGGCTAACAGCAGTGATGGCAATACCATTATGGTATGAAAATTACGTTTATGGTGTGCTATTATTAGGTCAAAGAAATAATAGACCACTACCTCAAACATGTCACTCTATTTCAATCGTAAATAAATTGGGTGTTTTTAATGAAGAAGACTAGGTGATTTTATGAAAACGAATCAAGTGGAAAATATAGACCAATTGTTAGTTCAATATTTTAATAATACAACTGAAAAAATAGTATTTGTTGATAAATATGGTCAAGTGATAGC
This window harbors:
- the nreA gene encoding nitrate respiration regulation accessory nitrate sensor NreA → MSLLSFNEQVNYQAVLDTLRIEEGFDFAGLAFYKDENQLSPIKWNYVSGSTNSRYKLIVLRIGKGIAGNVMKTGKRMVIEDINQFLLPSEKHKYPIILCERLTAVMAIPLWYENYVYGVLLLGQRNNRPLPQTCHSISIVNKLGVFNEED